A section of the Paenibacillus aurantius genome encodes:
- a CDS encoding OmpL47-type beta-barrel domain-containing protein produces MFRTKAILLVIAALLVNLIIPPASQAESGLPESAFYVAGDGSDSNPGTIEAPFRTPERARDAIRQLKHDSGLPDGGVTVFLRGGTYERTAAFQLDAQDSGTADKPITYKAFPGETVRLTGGQWLEKSWFTPVTDAAVLNRIISTDARTKVLQVDLRGHGITDYGVMSRHGYYKANDISQVPPMELYVDGENMTLARWPNNGTVQMGDILDPGPTRKDADLQDRGGTFSYTYDRPQYWTQADDIWLDGIFGYSWEWSYNKIASIDTLNKRITLRYGEMSGLFKNWYPDFHFAQNLLEEIDMPGEYFIDRAQGILYFLPTAAFEADHPSLTVSMLKTPMINALGVSYVTFEDLTLENGRDSAVVLMGGDHVRLVHCDIRNFTNGGVLINTQSRWLYNDFAAATGTHHGIVNSRIHHIGGTAVILNGGSRETLEPGNNYVENSHLYHFAYYHKAYNPGVILTGVGNRVSHSEINDAPHPGILIFGNDHLVEYNNIYDVCKMFSDLGAIYMNAGETPQQRGTVIRRNYFHHIGEAKAGVEGVYPDNFTMGLTIEENIFYRMGNSAIKNNGGAHINTRGNLFIDSKVPYDYADIYLGSDPDKPIAKNYMPKWQALFEKYNNFVGTPYLEKYPELADFFTEDRYYPKTNGYQGNVIYNPTKPRSSITNAQGAYDKYNLLQYANNWVTDRDPGFVNLAAGDLNLMSDAEVFRQIPDFKPIPFNEIGIVGKAGPYLSPDTIPVQGVRAYDRSVTVGIGKTYDLQTAVLPWDATRPQLTFASSDPAVVKVDGNGKLKGGSVGQAVVTVASADNPLLKDEVRVEVVVGDGIYEYTDFETGRNSWPADANRAIIEEDGNHWYKVLKGATAVSSNEYTNYELTFRMKTPPSMPALGTFYIFDRLGANGGDRIGYRKFEDGTSKWLLYNPAWATVKESKLPYEDLAPNTEYSVKLLVKGADISLYVNDTLKLKATDPSHNPSGTIGFYAGGFGYLLFDDIKLSVPSTRVAGLQLDREQANIGADEKLQLKVSFDPSDAVNRSVTWTSNNPEAAVVDENGLVTAVGPGEAVITVRSAENPQAAASCRVVVSDVLLHTDFESGGGGWPVDPNRSIVTENGNHKYRLLKGASATSPRSFSDYDLTFKLKTPSVIPSAATFYLFDRLASGSGGRIGYRKTADGASQWILYNGAWATVKKSDLPYEDLAPNREYNVELIVNGADISLFVDGVLKLKAADPSHHPSGTIGFYAGGFDNLTFDDLVVTQLRKPMTEATVTPSQPDGANGWYVHPVSVQLLPGARSSTISETVYSLDGGANWLPYTAPVTIDQDSGAVGFLYRSVDLVGNAELPQKLSFRLDRLAPETTASLSPEQPDGTNGWYVQPVTVTLKATDATSGVADTVYSLDGGASWQPYTSPIPLERDGRYTITYRSTDQAGNDENPRTATVRLDTTGPAIIVTEPGPGRAYADSEELTPKVMLSDGLSGVDGKQEKVRLDGQEVAVGETIPLYSIPLGRHSLDVTASDAAGNATSVTILFETRTDSASVKALIERFTAMSWIDNSGIANSLLQKLETGSLDALIQEIEAQRGKHLSTAAAEILLRDVRDIQQRSER; encoded by the coding sequence ATGTTCAGAACCAAAGCCATCCTTCTCGTGATCGCCGCACTTCTAGTCAACCTGATAATTCCTCCCGCCAGTCAGGCCGAATCCGGATTACCGGAATCGGCCTTCTATGTGGCAGGGGATGGAAGCGATTCCAACCCGGGCACGATCGAGGCGCCTTTTCGGACGCCGGAGCGGGCGCGCGATGCCATCCGCCAGCTTAAGCACGACTCCGGCTTGCCGGACGGGGGAGTGACGGTTTTCTTGCGGGGCGGCACTTACGAACGAACGGCGGCCTTTCAGCTGGATGCCCAGGATTCGGGCACAGCCGATAAACCCATTACGTATAAAGCTTTTCCCGGAGAAACCGTTCGGCTGACCGGCGGCCAATGGCTCGAGAAGAGCTGGTTCACCCCGGTAACGGATGCGGCGGTCTTAAACCGCATCATCAGCACCGACGCCCGGACCAAAGTGCTGCAAGTCGATCTGCGCGGTCACGGGATCACGGACTACGGTGTGATGAGCCGCCACGGGTACTATAAGGCGAATGACATCAGCCAGGTTCCCCCGATGGAGCTGTATGTAGACGGCGAGAACATGACGCTCGCTCGCTGGCCCAATAACGGAACTGTTCAGATGGGCGATATTCTGGATCCGGGTCCGACCCGTAAGGACGCCGATCTGCAGGATCGCGGGGGCACGTTCAGCTATACCTACGACCGGCCGCAATATTGGACGCAAGCCGATGACATTTGGCTTGACGGCATTTTTGGCTACAGCTGGGAATGGTCGTATAACAAGATCGCCTCGATCGATACGTTGAACAAGCGGATTACGCTGCGTTACGGGGAAATGAGCGGGCTGTTCAAAAATTGGTATCCGGATTTCCATTTCGCGCAAAACCTGCTCGAGGAAATCGACATGCCCGGTGAATATTTCATCGACCGCGCGCAGGGCATCCTGTACTTCCTGCCGACCGCAGCCTTCGAGGCGGACCATCCCTCTCTTACCGTTTCGATGCTGAAGACGCCGATGATCAACGCCCTGGGCGTTTCGTACGTTACCTTCGAGGATCTGACCCTGGAGAACGGCCGCGATTCCGCTGTGGTCCTCATGGGCGGCGATCACGTCCGGCTGGTGCATTGCGACATCCGCAATTTCACGAACGGCGGCGTGCTGATCAATACGCAAAGCCGGTGGCTGTACAACGATTTTGCGGCGGCGACGGGCACCCATCACGGGATCGTGAACAGCCGCATTCACCATATCGGCGGAACGGCGGTCATCCTGAACGGGGGGAGCCGGGAAACGCTGGAGCCCGGAAACAATTATGTGGAAAACTCCCACCTGTACCATTTCGCCTACTACCATAAAGCCTACAACCCTGGCGTTATTCTCACCGGTGTAGGGAACCGGGTGTCCCATAGCGAAATCAACGACGCCCCGCACCCGGGCATCCTGATATTCGGCAACGATCACTTGGTCGAATACAACAACATCTATGACGTGTGCAAGATGTTCTCCGACCTTGGCGCGATCTACATGAACGCCGGCGAAACGCCGCAGCAGCGGGGAACGGTCATCCGGCGCAACTATTTCCACCATATCGGCGAAGCCAAGGCGGGGGTGGAAGGGGTATACCCGGATAACTTTACGATGGGGCTGACGATCGAAGAAAATATTTTCTACCGGATGGGCAATTCCGCCATCAAAAATAACGGCGGCGCGCATATCAACACCCGGGGCAACCTGTTTATCGACAGTAAGGTTCCCTACGATTATGCGGATATTTACCTCGGCAGCGATCCGGACAAACCGATAGCCAAAAATTATATGCCGAAATGGCAGGCTTTGTTCGAGAAGTACAACAACTTCGTGGGGACTCCGTATTTGGAGAAATATCCGGAGCTCGCCGATTTCTTCACGGAGGACCGGTATTATCCGAAGACGAACGGCTATCAGGGCAACGTCATCTATAACCCCACCAAGCCTCGCAGCAGCATAACGAACGCGCAGGGGGCCTACGACAAGTACAATTTGCTGCAGTATGCCAACAACTGGGTGACGGACCGCGATCCGGGCTTCGTCAACCTGGCGGCCGGTGACCTCAATCTGATGAGCGATGCGGAGGTGTTCCGGCAAATTCCCGATTTCAAGCCGATTCCCTTCAACGAAATCGGAATCGTCGGGAAAGCCGGTCCGTATCTCTCGCCGGATACCATTCCGGTCCAGGGAGTCCGGGCTTACGACCGGAGCGTGACCGTCGGCATCGGCAAAACCTACGACCTGCAGACGGCCGTGCTGCCTTGGGACGCGACCCGTCCTCAGCTCACCTTCGCCTCAAGCGACCCTGCTGTCGTCAAGGTAGACGGCAATGGAAAGCTTAAGGGAGGGAGTGTCGGCCAAGCGGTCGTCACGGTCGCCTCCGCTGACAATCCGCTCCTTAAGGATGAGGTGCGCGTAGAGGTGGTAGTGGGGGACGGCATTTACGAATATACCGACTTCGAGACGGGACGCAACAGCTGGCCGGCCGATGCGAACCGGGCCATCATCGAAGAAGACGGGAACCATTGGTACAAAGTGCTGAAGGGCGCAACGGCTGTCTCGTCTAATGAATATACGAACTATGAGCTGACGTTCAGGATGAAAACGCCACCTTCGATGCCGGCCTTGGGCACCTTCTATATTTTTGACAGGCTGGGGGCAAACGGCGGCGACCGCATCGGATACCGCAAGTTCGAGGACGGGACGTCGAAATGGCTCCTCTATAATCCCGCCTGGGCGACCGTCAAGGAATCCAAGCTGCCGTATGAGGATTTGGCGCCGAATACGGAATACAGCGTCAAGCTGCTGGTGAAGGGAGCCGACATCAGCCTGTATGTCAACGATACCTTGAAACTGAAGGCAACGGATCCTTCCCATAATCCGTCGGGGACGATCGGCTTCTATGCAGGCGGGTTCGGCTACCTTCTGTTTGACGACATCAAGCTGTCGGTTCCGAGCACCCGGGTGGCCGGTCTTCAACTGGACCGGGAGCAGGCGAATATAGGGGCGGATGAAAAGCTGCAGCTGAAGGTGAGCTTCGATCCTTCCGATGCCGTCAACCGTTCCGTTACCTGGACGTCCAATAATCCGGAAGCAGCTGTCGTCGACGAGAACGGCTTGGTGACGGCGGTCGGGCCGGGCGAGGCGGTCATTACCGTCAGGTCGGCCGAGAATCCGCAGGCCGCGGCCTCCTGCCGGGTCGTCGTATCGGACGTTCTGCTTCATACGGATTTCGAGTCCGGAGGGGGCGGCTGGCCGGTCGACCCGAATCGAAGCATCGTTACGGAGAACGGCAACCACAAGTACCGGCTGCTGAAAGGGGCCTCCGCCACTTCTCCGAGATCGTTCTCCGATTACGATCTGACGTTCAAGCTGAAGACGCCATCCGTTATTCCGAGCGCGGCAACGTTCTACCTGTTCGACCGCCTTGCTTCGGGCAGCGGGGGCCGTATCGGCTACCGCAAGACAGCAGACGGGGCTTCCCAATGGATTTTGTACAACGGGGCCTGGGCAACCGTTAAGAAATCCGATCTGCCTTATGAGGACTTGGCTCCGAACCGGGAGTATAACGTGGAACTTATCGTCAACGGGGCCGATATCAGCCTGTTTGTCGACGGCGTGCTCAAGCTGAAAGCTGCCGATCCGTCCCATCATCCATCCGGAACGATCGGTTTCTACGCTGGCGGTTTTGACAATCTGACATTCGACGACCTCGTCGTCACACAGCTCCGGAAGCCAATGACGGAGGCGACCGTTACTCCGTCCCAGCCCGATGGGGCGAACGGCTGGTACGTGCATCCGGTTTCCGTGCAGCTCCTGCCGGGAGCCCGCTCGTCCACTATTTCGGAAACCGTTTATAGTCTGGACGGTGGAGCGAATTGGCTCCCTTATACGGCACCGGTGACCATCGATCAGGACAGCGGAGCGGTCGGCTTCCTTTATCGCTCGGTCGATCTGGTGGGGAATGCGGAGCTGCCGCAAAAGCTCTCCTTCCGTCTTGACCGCCTGGCACCGGAAACGACGGCCAGTCTGTCTCCGGAGCAGCCCGATGGGACGAATGGCTGGTACGTCCAACCGGTAACAGTCACATTGAAAGCAACCGATGCGACCTCCGGGGTTGCGGACACGGTATACAGCCTGGATGGCGGAGCGAGCTGGCAGCCGTATACGTCGCCTATCCCTTTGGAACGGGACGGCCGTTACACAATTACCTACCGTTCCACGGACCAAGCGGGGAACGACGAGAATCCCCGTACGGCTACCGTTCGACTGGATACGACGGGGCCGGCCATTATTGTAACAGAGCCGGGACCGGGCCGGGCTTATGCGGACAGCGAGGAGCTTACTCCTAAGGTAATGTTGTCCGACGGTTTATCCGGTGTGGACGGGAAGCAGGAGAAAGTACGGTTGGACGGTCAGGAAGTGGCCGTAGGAGAGACGATCCCGCTTTATTCGATCCCGCTCGGTAGGCATTCGCTGGATGTGACGGCCTCCGACGCGGCAGGGAATGCCACCAGCGTCACGATCCTTTTCGAAACCCGTACGGACTCGGCTTCGGTCAAGGCGCTGATCGAACGGTTTACGGCAATGTCCTGGATCGACAATTCGGGAATCGCCAACAGCCTGCTCCAGAAGCTGGAGACGGGCAGTCTGGACGCGCTAATCCAGGAAATAGAGGCTCAAAGAGGAAAGCATCTCTCTACCGCTGCAGCAGAGATACTTCTGCGGGACGTGCGGGACATTCAGCAAAGGAGTGAGCGTTAG
- a CDS encoding M23 family metallopeptidase, translated as MGYSLRFRAAAIVLLGSMAVSSWSAVPRAAAEPASGKSAAVKPWDARKRLLEQVSAASGVPWTSLAAVDQYERTINTARKRKASAPLAGVYYTEEEWFGALNPDHSDPSARTIALFGGAGTDGSGDGLADPANDLDVLSSRVRQLTRFGTGADNWKIGVAGVYGSERAVERIAQFEKIYNHFQKLDLNDHAFPVPLKANYSYRGTWGASRGWGGHRMHEGTDIFAGYGVPARSTCYGIVEVMGWNNYGGWRIGIRDVNNLYHYFAHLSGFAKPLKPGDLVKPGQVIGWVGSSGYGKPGTSGKFPPHLHYGIYRDNGTKEWSFDPYPMLRQWEKQERTKGLKVDAVKP; from the coding sequence ATGGGTTATTCTTTGCGCTTTCGAGCCGCCGCCATTGTCCTTCTGGGCAGTATGGCGGTCTCTTCCTGGTCCGCCGTCCCGCGCGCAGCGGCCGAGCCTGCATCCGGAAAGTCGGCTGCCGTGAAGCCTTGGGACGCCCGGAAGCGGCTGCTGGAGCAGGTCAGCGCCGCCTCCGGCGTCCCCTGGACATCGCTGGCCGCCGTCGATCAGTACGAGCGGACGATCAACACCGCCCGTAAACGGAAGGCATCCGCTCCCTTAGCCGGCGTTTACTATACGGAGGAGGAGTGGTTCGGGGCCCTGAACCCGGATCATTCCGATCCGTCCGCACGAACCATCGCCCTCTTCGGAGGAGCCGGGACCGATGGCTCCGGGGACGGGTTGGCCGATCCGGCCAATGACCTTGACGTGCTGTCCTCGCGCGTCCGCCAGCTGACCCGCTTCGGAACGGGGGCGGACAATTGGAAAATCGGGGTTGCCGGCGTTTACGGTTCGGAGCGGGCGGTCGAACGGATCGCGCAGTTTGAGAAGATCTACAATCATTTTCAGAAGCTGGACCTGAATGATCATGCTTTTCCGGTGCCTCTTAAAGCAAACTATTCTTACAGGGGAACATGGGGCGCCAGCCGCGGCTGGGGAGGCCACCGGATGCATGAAGGGACCGACATCTTTGCCGGGTACGGGGTTCCCGCCCGCAGCACCTGCTACGGAATCGTCGAAGTAATGGGCTGGAACAATTACGGGGGCTGGCGGATCGGCATTCGGGATGTCAACAATCTGTATCATTACTTCGCCCACTTGTCGGGCTTTGCCAAGCCGCTTAAGCCAGGGGATCTCGTCAAGCCGGGCCAGGTCATCGGCTGGGTAGGCAGCTCGGGCTACGGCAAGCCGGGAACCTCCGGGAAGTTCCCGCCTCATCTCCATTACGGCATCTACCGGGACAACGGAACCAAGGAATGGTCCTTCGATCCCTATCCCATGCTTAGGCAGTGGGAGAAGCAGGAACGGACCAAGGGGCTGAAGGTGGACGCGGTTAAGCCTTAA
- the larC2 gene encoding nickel pincer cofactor biosynthesis protein LarC2 produces the protein MEFNHGQEHVDDGMVIVQANLDDMNPEHVPYVTDRLLEAGANDVYWIPIIMKKGRPGLMLNVLVEEERLGQMEAIVFAETSTLGLRYMRASCHRLGRVMEKVETPWGPITVKAGYYQGRRVQFAPEFRECEQTARRHGVPLKEVYEEVRRAYSAEGGRR, from the coding sequence ATGGAGTTTAATCATGGGCAGGAGCATGTGGACGATGGCATGGTGATCGTGCAGGCGAACCTGGACGATATGAACCCGGAGCATGTTCCGTACGTGACGGACAGGCTGCTGGAGGCCGGGGCCAACGACGTTTACTGGATCCCGATTATTATGAAAAAGGGCCGCCCCGGCCTGATGCTGAACGTCCTGGTGGAAGAAGAGCGGCTCGGTCAGATGGAAGCCATCGTTTTTGCCGAGACGAGCACCTTGGGGCTCCGGTACATGCGGGCTTCCTGCCACCGGCTTGGCCGGGTGATGGAGAAGGTGGAAACGCCGTGGGGGCCGATTACGGTTAAAGCCGGCTACTACCAAGGGCGCCGCGTGCAGTTTGCTCCGGAATTCCGGGAATGCGAGCAGACGGCCCGCCGGCACGGCGTTCCGTTGAAAGAAGTGTACGAGGAAGTGCGGCGCGCTTATTCGGCGGAAGGAGGACGGCGATGA
- a CDS encoding MerR family transcriptional regulator, giving the protein MSWLKIDEVAKQTGLTKRTIRFYEEMGLLSPPERSEGGVRRYTPEHVDHLIKVSEAKEVLGFSLVELQRFLELSGIVDQDRAGYRSAKDQKERQEKLADLNERLTEQLAMIEAKVARIREVQREMEDLRERVRGALKNGDQADE; this is encoded by the coding sequence ATGAGCTGGCTGAAAATTGACGAGGTGGCCAAGCAGACGGGCCTGACCAAGCGGACCATCCGCTTCTATGAAGAGATGGGCCTCTTGAGTCCCCCTGAGCGAAGCGAGGGAGGGGTAAGGCGGTACACGCCGGAGCATGTGGACCACCTGATCAAGGTAAGCGAGGCCAAGGAGGTGCTGGGCTTCTCGCTTGTGGAGCTTCAGCGCTTTCTGGAGCTGAGCGGCATCGTGGACCAGGACCGGGCCGGCTACCGTTCGGCCAAGGACCAGAAGGAACGGCAGGAGAAGCTGGCCGACCTGAACGAGAGGCTGACCGAGCAGCTCGCTATGATCGAAGCCAAGGTAGCCCGAATCCGGGAGGTTCAGAGGGAGATGGAGGACTTAAGGGAGCGGGTTCGCGGTGCTCTTAAGAATGGGGATCAAGCAGACGAATAG
- the larC gene encoding nickel pincer cofactor biosynthesis protein LarC codes for MKIVYLDCFSGISGDMTLAGLVDAGADRDYIETELAKITLEPFTLDWRRVNKRGISALKLDVLLDPDAPPKHHRHYSDIVRMIEEAGFSERTVALSLAIFERIGLSEAKIHGIPVEKVHFHEVGAIDSIVDVIGVALALDSLGAEKIYSSPVPLGSGTVKCDHGIYPVPAPATLDMMRGLPIAPTSYKCEMTTPTGAGIISGVVDEFGTGLPAMIVETIGYGAGTRDLPNQPNVLRVIVGRTEPHLHCHVHTELPAHEHSHGHSHGHDHHHHDHDHGHSHHHHSHDHDHHHDHDHSPSHDGQGHGHSHDHSHDHGHRHSHDHGHSHDHGQDHEHTSAGRSAGLQAEKTVPLADACQDSNPKHSH; via the coding sequence ATGAAAATCGTTTACTTGGACTGCTTCTCCGGGATCAGCGGAGACATGACCCTCGCCGGTCTTGTGGATGCGGGAGCCGACCGGGATTACATAGAGACGGAGCTTGCCAAAATCACCCTGGAGCCGTTTACGCTCGACTGGAGGCGGGTGAACAAGCGGGGCATCTCCGCTCTGAAGCTGGACGTGCTGCTCGATCCAGACGCGCCCCCCAAGCACCACCGCCATTATTCGGACATCGTCCGCATGATTGAAGAAGCCGGCTTTAGCGAACGGACCGTGGCTTTAAGCCTGGCCATCTTCGAACGCATCGGCCTCTCCGAGGCCAAAATCCACGGAATCCCCGTGGAGAAGGTGCATTTTCATGAAGTCGGAGCCATCGACTCCATCGTGGACGTCATCGGCGTCGCGCTCGCCCTGGATTCCCTGGGGGCGGAGAAGATTTACAGCTCCCCGGTTCCGCTTGGCTCCGGCACGGTGAAGTGCGACCACGGCATCTATCCCGTTCCCGCCCCGGCCACCTTGGATATGATGAGGGGGCTTCCGATCGCGCCGACCTCTTACAAGTGCGAGATGACCACCCCAACCGGAGCGGGCATCATTTCCGGAGTGGTGGACGAGTTCGGCACCGGCCTTCCGGCCATGATCGTAGAAACAATCGGCTACGGCGCCGGAACCCGGGACCTGCCCAACCAGCCTAATGTGCTCCGCGTGATCGTGGGACGGACGGAGCCTCATCTGCACTGCCATGTCCATACGGAGCTGCCGGCGCATGAGCACAGCCACGGCCATTCCCATGGGCACGATCACCATCATCACGATCATGATCACGGCCACAGCCACCACCATCACAGCCACGATCATGACCACCATCACGACCATGACCATTCTCCTTCACACGATGGACAGGGACACGGCCACTCCCACGATCATTCTCATGATCACGGGCACCGTCATTCGCATGATCACGGACACTCCCACGACCACGGACAGGATCATGAACACACGAGCGCGGGCCGCTCCGCCGGTCTCCAGGCGGAGAAGACCGTCCCTCTTGCGGACGCCTGCCAGGATTCCAATCCCAAGCACAGCCACTGA
- the larB gene encoding nickel pincer cofactor biosynthesis protein LarB gives MNSMEHILKLVQEGGLSIDDAKQKLEDLARASVLEEGVADMGFAQLDINREKRTGFPEVIFGEGKTAEQLIAIFQKLVQHADRVLATRVDAAKAELLTAAVGGATYHPAARAVTWFKHPILRVHEGYVAVVCAGTSDLPVAEEAALTAECMGSHVERVYDVGVAGIHRLFRRLPVIRGANAIVVAAGMEGALTSVVGGLVAKPVIAVPTSIGYGASFQGMAALLAMLNSCAPGVSVVNIDNGFGAGYYAALINKNLSKG, from the coding sequence ATGAACAGCATGGAGCACATTCTCAAGCTCGTCCAGGAAGGCGGGCTCTCGATAGACGATGCGAAGCAAAAGCTGGAGGACCTGGCCCGAGCCAGCGTTCTCGAGGAAGGCGTGGCGGACATGGGCTTCGCCCAGCTGGACATCAACCGGGAGAAGCGGACCGGCTTCCCGGAAGTCATTTTCGGCGAAGGCAAAACGGCGGAGCAGCTCATCGCGATCTTCCAGAAGCTCGTCCAGCATGCGGACCGCGTGCTGGCGACGCGCGTGGATGCCGCGAAGGCGGAGCTTCTGACCGCCGCCGTCGGCGGAGCGACGTACCATCCGGCCGCCCGGGCGGTGACGTGGTTCAAGCACCCGATTCTCCGGGTGCATGAAGGCTACGTCGCCGTCGTCTGCGCCGGAACGTCCGACCTGCCGGTGGCGGAGGAAGCCGCGCTCACCGCGGAATGCATGGGCAGCCACGTGGAACGCGTCTACGATGTCGGCGTGGCCGGCATCCATCGCCTGTTCCGCCGGCTGCCCGTTATCCGCGGCGCGAACGCGATCGTCGTCGCCGCCGGCATGGAGGGCGCGCTCACGAGCGTTGTCGGCGGCTTGGTGGCCAAGCCCGTCATCGCCGTGCCGACCAGCATCGGCTACGGCGCCAGCTTCCAGGGCATGGCCGCGCTGCTCGCGATGCTGAACTCGTGCGCGCCGGGCGTCTCCGTCGTCAACATTGACAACGGCTTCGGCGCCGGATACTATGCCGCCCTTATCAACAAGAACCTGTCGAAAGGATGA
- the larE gene encoding ATP-dependent sacrificial sulfur transferase LarE, translating into MSEHRPMDEKNERLGEILRGMERVMVAFSGGVDSTFVLKRAQQELGDQVLAVIAASETFPSREFDAAVQLAEEMGVRVYKTEVKEFENANFVANNPDRCYHCKTGLYSHLQTLAAELGYPYLLDGSNVDDLGDYRPGLQAKNEQGVRSTLQEAGLKKDEIRQLSKELGLPTWNKPSFACLSSRIPYGTKIERYKIDQLDEGEFFLSTLGFYQVRVRHHDKIARIEVMPEEFPKVLEHHDAIYEKFRRLGFNYVTLDLQGYRTGSMNEVLSAAARDKVREASK; encoded by the coding sequence ATGAGTGAACATAGACCGATGGATGAGAAGAACGAGCGTCTCGGGGAAATTCTCCGCGGCATGGAACGGGTAATGGTCGCTTTCTCGGGCGGGGTGGACAGCACCTTCGTCCTGAAGAGAGCACAGCAGGAGCTGGGCGATCAGGTGCTTGCCGTTATCGCGGCTTCCGAGACGTTCCCGAGCCGGGAATTCGACGCCGCCGTTCAGCTTGCGGAAGAAATGGGCGTGCGCGTCTACAAGACCGAGGTCAAGGAATTCGAGAACGCGAATTTCGTGGCGAACAATCCGGACCGCTGCTACCACTGCAAAACGGGCCTTTACTCGCACCTGCAGACGCTGGCTGCGGAGCTGGGGTACCCTTACCTGCTCGACGGCTCCAACGTGGACGACCTGGGCGACTACCGGCCCGGTCTGCAGGCGAAAAACGAGCAAGGCGTGCGAAGCACCCTTCAGGAGGCCGGTTTGAAGAAGGACGAAATCCGCCAGCTGTCGAAGGAGCTCGGGCTGCCCACCTGGAACAAGCCGTCCTTTGCATGCCTGTCCTCGCGGATCCCGTATGGAACGAAGATCGAACGCTACAAAATCGACCAGCTGGACGAAGGGGAATTCTTTCTCTCCACACTGGGCTTCTATCAGGTACGCGTACGGCATCATGATAAAATCGCGCGGATCGAGGTTATGCCCGAGGAGTTTCCGAAGGTGCTGGAGCATCACGACGCCATCTATGAGAAGTTCCGCAGGCTCGGCTTCAACTACGTCACCCTTGATCTTCAAGGCTACCGCACGGGGAGCATGAACGAGGTGCTGAGCGCCGCAGCGCGCGACAAAGTGAGGGAAGCCTCAAAATGA
- a CDS encoding GNAT family N-acetyltransferase: protein MIIRDAGPEDLPGILAIYNRAIVTNTATFDLDEQTLEERTEWFSHYGGRYPIIVAEDGGEVAGYCYISPFRPKKGYDLTVESTVYIHEDHWGKGLARVLMDEILKRARTLGYHVVIACITGGNEASIRLHRRLGYELSGHLREVGRKFGEWQDVFFYQLNLDSPSPSSNCGKLDGKPED, encoded by the coding sequence ATGATTATCCGCGATGCGGGTCCCGAGGACCTGCCTGGCATACTGGCCATTTACAACCGGGCCATCGTAACGAACACCGCGACCTTCGATCTCGACGAGCAGACGCTCGAAGAGCGGACCGAATGGTTTTCCCACTATGGGGGCCGCTATCCGATTATCGTAGCCGAGGACGGCGGAGAAGTGGCCGGCTACTGCTACATTTCGCCTTTCCGCCCGAAGAAGGGCTATGATTTAACGGTGGAATCCACCGTCTATATTCACGAAGACCATTGGGGAAAAGGCTTGGCCCGTGTCCTGATGGACGAGATCCTGAAGCGGGCCCGCACCCTCGGCTACCATGTAGTGATCGCCTGCATAACGGGAGGCAACGAAGCCAGCATCCGGCTGCACCGCCGGCTGGGCTATGAGCTTTCCGGGCACTTGCGGGAGGTCGGACGGAAGTTCGGGGAATGGCAGGATGTGTTTTTTTATCAGCTGAACCTGGATTCCCCTTCCCCTTCTTCAAATTGTGGTAAACTGGACGGGAAGCCGGAAGACTAG